The Microbacterium luteum nucleotide sequence CAGGAGGGGCTGTTCCGCGTCGGGCTCGCCGCTTTCGTGGTCGTCTTCCTCATCGACATTGCCGTCGCGTGGGCGCTCTACGTCCTGTTCGCCCCGGCCGGTCGCACCCGCTCCCTCCTCGTGGCGTGGTTCCGCCTGATCTACACGGTCTTCCTCGGTGTCGGCGCCGTCTTCATGTTCCTCGGCCTGCAGGTCGCCAATGGCACGACCTCGTTGGGCGCCGACGCTGCGCTGTTGATGTTCGAAGCGTTCGATTTCGCGTGGTTCGTCGGCCTGATCGCCTTCGGCGGTCACCTTGTGCTGCTCGGCGTGTTGATCATCCGATCGGGTCTCGCGCCGCGCCTTATCGGCGGCATCCTCATCGTCGCCGGGGCCGCCTACGCGGTCGACACCCTGGCGCACATTCTCGTCACCGATTACGCGGCCATCTCGAGCGTCATGCTCGGCATCGTCGCGATTCCCTCTATCGTCGCCGAACTCACCTTCACGATCTGGCTGCTTCTCTCCGGCCGCCGATCCAGCGCAACCACACGCGAAGAGCCTCGCGTGCCCGTCCTCCAGTGACCCGCGGCGGGCCTTCACACCGAAAGGTGCCTCATGCGTACGTTCCTCACCACCGTCCTGCTGCTCGGTGCAGCGCTCTCGCCGGGCAGCCACGCTGCGGCATCCGTCGAGCAGATCATCGATGAAGAGATGCCGGCGTCCGGGGTACCCGGGCTCGCCTACGCGATCGTCGACGGCGATACCGTGACGACGGGCGCGCGCGGAGTGCGCGAAGCGGGCACTGATCTGCCGGTCACCCCCGACACCCCGTTTCTCACCGGATCCATTTCGAAGAGCTTCACCGCCCTCGCGGTGATGCAGCTGGTCGAAGCGGGAGCCGTCGGCCTTGACGACCCGATCTCGGCGCACCTCGACGACTTCGCCGGCGGCCCGGGCGCGGATGTCACCGTGCGGCAGCTGCTGAGTCATACAAGTGGGTACTCGACACTCCAGGGCAACAGCTCACCGGCCGCACCCTCAGACGCCCCCGCGAACAGGCCCGGCGAGATATGGGAATACTCCAACACGAACTATCAGATCCTCGGACGCCTCATCGAAGCGGAAAGCGGTGACGACTTCGCCACCTACGTCGAAGAGCACATCCTCGAACCGGTCGGCATGGACGACAGCTTCGTCTCCGACGGCGCCGTGCACGAAGATATGGCCGTCGGCCACACCTCGTGGTTCTGGACCAAGCGCCCGATCGACGACCGCACGACCTCACGCGAAACCGCAGCGCAGGGCGGCGTCGTCGCGACCGCCACCGACCTCGCTCTCTACCTTCAGGTGATGATCAACGGAGAGGATGACGTCCTCAGCGCCGAGGCGAAAGCGACGATGATGCGCCCCGCAAGCGAGGCTTCGCCGTTCTACGGACTCGGCTGGTTCATCGATACGAGTGCCGGGACCGTCTGGCATTCGGGGTCGACGCCCGGCGTCGAGACCCTCGCAGCACTGTCGCCCGACGAGGGTCGAGCCGCGCTCGTGTTCGTCAACGGCGGCAGCGGTCTGGGGTTCGGGGAGACGACGCAGCTGCGTGATCGCGTGATTGCCACAGCCCTCGGCACGCCCGAGCCCGAGATCGGGTCGCGGTGGGCGCAACAGGCACTGTTCCTCGGACTTGTTCTCCTGCCGATCGCGTATGCGGTGAGCATGGTCTGGGCGTGGCGGCATCGCACCGCGCTGCGCGCGAAGCGGCGCGGATTCGGCCTCTTCAGCCTCTGGTTCCCGCTCGCCACCACGATCGCCGCCGCTGCCGTGCTCCTCTGGATCATGCCGAACCTGCTGGGCGCGCCGCTCGGGACGATCCTGGTGTTCCAGCCCGATGTCGGCCTCGCGCTGATCGCCTCGGCCGTCATGGGTCTTATGTGGGCAATGTTCCGCCTCGGCGTTGCCTACAGCGGTATCGGCGTAGAAGCGATGCCGTGAGACAGTCAGCGGGCATCGCGCGGCGGGGGCGGTGGGTGCGTCTTCGAGGATGCCCGGGTTCATCGGGGCATGAATGCACGAGGGCGGTGCGGCGCTTCAATCCTCGAAGCGGCGACGTGGGCACGTGGGAGGGGTGGACCCGTTGAGGTCAGGGTAGCTAGTGGCCCGGAGCCGGCAGGCACCCGCCGTCCATGATGAATCCGCCGACCTCGACCTGCACCCCTTCGGGTGTCACGGCGCCGAAGAGGCATCCGCCACCGACGACGGCCACGCCGAACGGCACGTCACCATTGCGCTCGTAGCCTTGGATGTTCGCTTCGGTCACGCCCGCCTCGACCAGTGCGGCGCGCACGGCGGTTTCGCTGATCCCAGCGCTCGAGACGCGCACGGCCTCGAGTGCCGCGGTCACGGGCGCGATGAGGTGCGATCCTGCTTCTCGTCCATCTTGCGGCTGCTCCATACGTTGACGGTAGAGCTCGTTGCTCGCCATGTTCTTCTCCGCGTCGTAGGCGACGCAGCCAGGCGCCGGTTCGATGCCCGGCTGCTCAGCAACCGCGCATGTCGGCGAAGGGGAGGCACTCGCTACACCGAGATTCGCCACCTCCGATGCGCAGCCACCGAGAGTGAGGGCGACCGCGAGAACGCTGGCAGCACCGCACACTGCGCCAAGCCCCCGCGGCGATCTCAGCGCCTGACCATAGGGACTGCTCCTCATGCGAGCATCTTAGCCTCGATCCACCGATGAGCGTGGGTGCTGAGCGAGCGTCGCGACGTAGAAATGCCTCTCTGATCAGGAAGAATAGAGCTTGTCTAGGGCAACTGTTCAACTGATCCGAGAGGCATCTCGTAGATGCAATTCAAGCACGCTCCGACCGCGGTATCTGCGGCATTCGATGATCCGAGTCTCGTGTCGACGGCAGGGCTGGTGCCGATGCTCAGGCTCGCGCAGCGGGCCGGTCTGGCGGAGCTGGCTCACGACCGGTTGAGTGTCCCGACGGACAAGGGCGCGAACGCGGGTGCGAAGGTGATGTCGCTGGTCGCGGGGATGCTCGCCGGGGCGGACTCGATCGACGACATGAACCTTCTCCGCCACGGCGGCATGGGCCGCCTGTTCGCCCGGACGTATGCGCCGTCGACGCTGGGATCGTTCCTGCGTGGGTTTCGGTTCGGCCATGTCCGCCAGCTCGACGCCGTCGCCTCCCGCGTCCTTCAGAACCTCACCGCCGACACGCCACTGCTGCAGGTGCGAGACGGTGAGCGGGTGATGGTCGATCTGGACGACACGATCATCGAGGTCCACGGGTATCAGAAGCAGGGCGCCTCGTTCGGGTACTCCGGCGTCCGCGGCCTGAACGCGCTGATCGCGACGGCATCAACCTCATCGTCGGCGCCGGTGATCCTCGGGCAGCGGTTGCGGCAGGGGAAGACCGGGTCCCCGAAAGGCGCGGCACGGATCGTCGGTGACACGCTCGCGACCCTGCGCCGCACTGGCGCCGCGGCCGGGACTCGGCCGTTGCTGCGGGCGGATTCCGCGTTCTACGGGCACGCCGCCATCGGCACCGCGATCAACGCCGGCGCCGACGTGTCGGTGACGGTCAGGATGGACCCTGCGGTGAAGGCCGCGATCGCGACCATCCCGGATGATGCGTGGGAGATGATCGAGTACACCGACTCGATCCGTGACGAGACCACCGGACAGTTGATCTCCAAAGCCGAGGTCGCCGAGATCCCGTTCACCGCGTTCCGCTCACGGAAGAAGGCGGAACAGGTCGCTGGGCGGCTGGTGGTGCGGCGGATCCCCGACCTGAACCCGAACAAGGTGGAGCAGCCGACGCTGTTCGACGTCTACCGGCACCATGCGTTCTTCACCACCACCGACAAGAAGGTGATGGACACGGTGGTCGCGGACAAGACGCACCGCGCTCACGCGATCATCGAGCAAGTCCACGCCGACCTCAAGAACGGGCCGCTCGCGCACCTGCCCTCTGGTGTGTTCACGGCGAACAGCGCCTGGCTCGTGCTCGCCGTGATCGCGTTCAACCTCACCCGCACCGCTGGAGTCATCGCCGACAAGGCCGGTCGGCTCGCGAGAGCCACGACCGCGACGATCCGCCGCACCCTCATCCACGTCCCGGCACGGCTGGCTCGCTCCGCCCGCCGCATCATCCTGCACCTCCCGGAGGCGTGGCCCTGGCAGAACGCCCTCCACCGGCTGTTCACCGCCACACACGCACCGCCACCAGTCACGACCACCTGACCATCGCCGCAACCGCGGCACGACCAAGGAGCCAGTGGACGACCGGGATGCGACGCCCGGAACCCAGCCCTGCCCTCGACACGTCACCGCGCGCCGATCACGCCAATCACGCCGGCCCGACCAACCCACGGCTCATCGGTGGATCGAGGCTTAGCCTCGATCCACCGATGGGCGGGGGCGC carries:
- a CDS encoding DUF4386 domain-containing protein, whose protein sequence is MSTITPIDTTRRTAARVAGAGYLGLFVLAIFANFVVKQGLIDASSAETTVANIQAQEGLFRVGLAAFVVVFLIDIAVAWALYVLFAPAGRTRSLLVAWFRLIYTVFLGVGAVFMFLGLQVANGTTSLGADAALLMFEAFDFAWFVGLIAFGGHLVLLGVLIIRSGLAPRLIGGILIVAGAAYAVDTLAHILVTDYAAISSVMLGIVAIPSIVAELTFTIWLLLSGRRSSATTREEPRVPVLQ
- a CDS encoding serine hydrolase domain-containing protein yields the protein MRTFLTTVLLLGAALSPGSHAAASVEQIIDEEMPASGVPGLAYAIVDGDTVTTGARGVREAGTDLPVTPDTPFLTGSISKSFTALAVMQLVEAGAVGLDDPISAHLDDFAGGPGADVTVRQLLSHTSGYSTLQGNSSPAAPSDAPANRPGEIWEYSNTNYQILGRLIEAESGDDFATYVEEHILEPVGMDDSFVSDGAVHEDMAVGHTSWFWTKRPIDDRTTSRETAAQGGVVATATDLALYLQVMINGEDDVLSAEAKATMMRPASEASPFYGLGWFIDTSAGTVWHSGSTPGVETLAALSPDEGRAALVFVNGGSGLGFGETTQLRDRVIATALGTPEPEIGSRWAQQALFLGLVLLPIAYAVSMVWAWRHRTALRAKRRGFGLFSLWFPLATTIAAAAVLLWIMPNLLGAPLGTILVFQPDVGLALIASAVMGLMWAMFRLGVAYSGIGVEAMP
- a CDS encoding IS1380 family transposase, whose amino-acid sequence is MQFKHAPTAVSAAFDDPSLVSTAGLVPMLRLAQRAGLAELAHDRLSVPTDKGANAGAKVMSLVAGMLAGADSIDDMNLLRHGGMGRLFARTYAPSTLGSFLRGFRFGHVRQLDAVASRVLQNLTADTPLLQVRDGERVMVDLDDTIIEVHGYQKQGASFGYSGVRGLNALIATASTSSSAPVILGQRLRQGKTGSPKGAARIVGDTLATLRRTGAAAGTRPLLRADSAFYGHAAIGTAINAGADVSVTVRMDPAVKAAIATIPDDAWEMIEYTDSIRDETTGQLISKAEVAEIPFTAFRSRKKAEQVAGRLVVRRIPDLNPNKVEQPTLFDVYRHHAFFTTTDKKVMDTVVADKTHRAHAIIEQVHADLKNGPLAHLPSGVFTANSAWLVLAVIAFNLTRTAGVIADKAGRLARATTATIRRTLIHVPARLARSARRIILHLPEAWPWQNALHRLFTATHAPPPVTTT